DNA sequence from the Candidatus Hydrogenedentota bacterium genome:
GATCCAGCGTTCGGCGATCTCGATTGTGGGCTCTTCGCGCAGATACTTTTCCCAGACAAATGCACCGCCCAATTCTTTCAACGTCCTGCAAAACGCGATCTGTTCGTCGCGCCGGTAGATGTCGACGCACCAGGCGTAGAACGTCTTGTCCTTCATCGCGGGCGCGGCGCAGACCATGCGGAGGGCATCGGTCCACGTCTGGTAATGCGCCCCGCTCGCGGGCACAAACTCGTCGACGATCAGCCCGCTATACCCGGAATTCGCCGCGCCGGCATTTTGCAGCCATTCGTCCGCAATGGTCTTTGCGTCCGGCGGCGTGGGCGCACCGAGGCCCGGCAGGTGCGCGTTCGCAATCCAGCGGCGGCCTTCGCCGTTCCATTGCGCGAAAAACGGGTCGTTCTCGATCGCGCTGGCCCGCGTGACAATCGTATTCGCGTCGGAAAGCACATAGTCATCCATGAACGGAAGATCGGGTGTGCCGAACGCGGCGACGTTGTAGTCGAAGGGGTAGTAGCAGAACGCAATCTCCGGCACGGCGCGAACATCGAGCGCGCCGCGCGCCGATTCGGAATTGCGGATGGTGTGCGCACCTTCGGCAAGAAACCGCATCGCCTCCCATGCGTTCGACCGCGGGTTGCGCCGCCACACGAGTGGCGTGGTCTCGGAATCGAGAGATAGCTCGGGTGGCGCGACCGCGTCCGGTTTAACGTACGAGATGAACACCCAGCCGGCGCGCGGGTTTTGGAAGGCGCCATTGCCATCGGTCGGAAGCGGTATAACGAAGTTGTTGCCGCCGGGTGCCGCGCAGACGGGAAGTGCAAATACGATCAAGGCAAATGTCCGCAGACGCATAACGTCCCCCTTTCGCATACGGCGTACCGACAACTATAGCAGCCCGCAGCACGAGAAAGTCCGCGAGACGACGTTTGTACCGCCCGGCCTCCGCGCCGGGCGTCACCCGGGACTTGCACCGTCTTTCGCGCAGGCTTTGCGGCTTGTCCTCCATAACTCTAGCGAAGGAGGAAGCGAAACACGGTGCCTGTCCCTCGTGGCAAATAGGCTGCCCAGCCTCCGCGCCGGGCGGTAACGGTAGGGCCGAACACTCCTTGCGCGGAGGCCAAACGCTACAGTACTCGCTAATTCCGGTATGGCTTGTTGCACGCAACGGGGGCCGTCGCCTAGAGTCAGACGCTGGCGCGACAACTTCACGATTCGGTGCGTGCGGACAGTTGAGTTGCTGGCGGGAGAACAACCATGGATCGGCGGGATTTCATGAAGACCAGTTTGGCCGGTGCGGCGATAGCGTCGATGGGAGGAACCATGGCTTCAGCGGCGGGGACGACGGAACGGAAGCGGCCGTTTTTCGACAAGGAACGGATCGAGGCGCGCAACCGCAATCGATCGACGGTGGTGTGCCGCCACGGCATGGTTTGCGCGAGCCAACCGCTGGCGGCAATGGCGGGCATCGACGCATTGAAGGCAGGCGGCACCTGCATCGACGCGGCAATCACGTGCAACGCGGCGCTCGGCGTCGTCGAACCCGCAAGCAACGGAATCGGCGGCGATCTGTTTGCGATTGCCTGGATCGAGAAAGAAGGGAAACTCTTCGGACTTAACGCGAGCGGGCGTTCGCCGTATGACTGGAGCTTGGAAGAGGCTGCCAAAATGGGCGTAACGGACATCAAACGTCAAAGCCCACTGTCGTGGAACGTGCCCGGTTGCGTGAGCGGATGGAAGATGCTCAGCGATCGTTGGGGGAAACTGGGACTTGCGAAGTGTCTGGAACCCGCGATCGCGCTGGCGCGCGACGGGTTCCCCCTGTCGCCTATTATCGGAACGCAGCAGTTTGCGTCGTGGCCCAGTGAGATGGCGCCTCATATGGCCAAGGTGTACCACCCCGACGGTAAGATTCCGCGGTATGGGGACATCTTTCAGAATCCGTTGCTGGCGAATAACCTGAGCGCAATTGCCAAAGATGGGCCGGCGGCATTTTATGAAGGCGAAATAGCCCAAGCTATCGTGAAGAAGTCTCAGGAACTCGGCGGCAAGATGAGCTTGCGCGATCTCAAGGACCATACGGCGAACTGGGTGGAACCCGTGAGCGCCAACTATCGAGGGTGGGACGTGTGGGAAATCCCGCCGAATGGCCAGGGGATTTCCGTCCTGCAAATTCTTAACATGCTCGAACTCTTCGATATTGGCAGTATGCAACTGAATTCTGCGGAGCATCTGCATTTGTTTATCGAGGCGAAGAAACTGGCGTACGAGGACCGCGCGGTGTACTACGCCGATCCCGAGTTCGCGGACGTGCCGGTGAAAGAGTTGATCTCGAAGGAGTATGCGAAAGCGCGCGCAAAATTGATCAATCCCAAACGCGCGGCCACGGACGTAAAGTACGGCGACCCGAAACTGGATTCCGACACCATTTACATGTGCGCGGCGGATAGCGAAGGCAACATGATTTCGCTGATTCAGAGCAACTACGCCGGTTTCGGATCGACCATTTGCCCCGACGGATGCGGCTTCGTGATCCAAAACCGCGGGGAAGGGTTCTCGCTCGATCCGAAACACCGCTGCAAACTGGAACCGCACAAGCGTCCGTTCCACACGATCATTCCCGCGTTCATGACGAAGGACAACAAACCGGTAATGGCGTTCGGCGTCATGGGCGGCGATTTCCAGCCGCAGGGGCATAGCCAGGTCACGATGAACATGATCGACTTCGGCATGACGCCGCAGGAAGCGGGCGATCAGCCGCGCGTCAGCCACGACGGCAGTTCGTCGCCCTGGGGCGGTACGATGGAGAATGGCGGAAGACTGAAATTTGAGCACGGCATCGACGACGCCGTGAAACAACAACTCGCGGACATGGGCCACCAAATCGCCGACGGCGTCGATTCGCACGGCGGCTACCAGGCCATCTGGCGCGAAGACGATCCCTTGCGCTACTTCGGCGGCACGGACCCGCGCCTCGATGGAGCGGCACTCGGCTACTAATGAAGTGGCATTTCATTGCGGGGGAGGATGGCTGCCGTTTCGCCGTGGAAAACAGGTGCACCGCGATCGTTGTCGACGCGTTGCGGGCGAGCGCGACTGTGGCATATATGCTCGACGCGGGGGCCACGGAGATTCTCGCTGTACGCGACGTGGAAGAAGCCTACTCGCTCAAACGCGCGAATCCGCATGCGTTGCTCGCGGGCGAACGCGGCGGACTGCCGCCGCAAGGATTCGATCTCGGCAACAGCCCGCGCGACGTCGCGCGCGTGCGCGGCAAGCGTGTTATCTTCACCACGACAACCGGCGCCGGGAGGCTAGTGGAGGTGTGGGGCGCGCCGGCGTTGTTCATGGGATCGACCGTGAACGCATCTGCCGTGGCAAAGGCCGCGATCGCGCACGAACGCGACGTTGTCGTCATCCCCGCGGGATTGATGAACGATCCGGCTTTCAACGCGCAGGAGGATTGGACCGGCGCTGCGGCCATCGCATTTACCGCAGAGCACATGTGCGGCGAGTTAGGCCTCGGCGAAGGCGGCCACCGGTATACCTACTGGCACGACCGAATTCTCTGCGATGGCATTCCTGCGCTGTTCGCGAACGCGCCTCATTCACAGAATCTGCGTAACGTGGGGCTTGCAGACGATATCCATTTTTGCGCGCAGGTGGATACGGTGGGCGCGGTCCCAATGGCGGTCGGGTTTGATGGGGTTGCGGTAAGATTGTTGTCCAGTGCCGCAGCGCATTGATGACCGCCGCGCCCCGTGCGCACCATGCGCGGGGGTACTTCGGTGCGATTTCCCCGCAAGCGTTCGGTTCACTATGATGTACGGGCCGTACCGTAGCCACAGCGGCAACGTGAAGCCAGGTATTCGATTACGATTACGAGCACGAGGACGATTACGAGCACGAGCACGACACTGCGGGCGTTTCAATCCGGTGACCGCCTGCTTCATTCGAGGGCACAGCCTTGATCGCGGGTTCGCCGCGGATACTCATCATTCGACTCAGCGCGATAGGGGACGTTGTGCGCGTCTTGCCCGCGCTGCAAATCCTGCGTGAGCGGTATCCGGAAGCGCACATTGACTGGATGGTCGAGCGCAAGGCGGCGGACATTGTCGAGGGCCATCCCGCGCTCGATGGCGTGATCGTGTTCGAACGACCGGGCGGCGCATGGAAAAGTTCGCGCGAATTCGCCGGGCTCTGCCGCGATATCCGCAATAAGCGGTATGACATGGTCGTTGATTTCCACGGAATACTGAAAAGCGGCCTTGTTGCCGCCGCGTCCCGAGCGAAACAGCGAATAGGATTCGCGCGGCCGCGTAGCCAGGAAGGCAGCAATCTGTTTTACACGAAGCAGGTCTCCGTCCCGCTCGACAAACTCAATCGCGCGGAAGAGAACCTGCGGCTGTGCCAGGCGCTCGCGGCGGACGCGCGCTGGCCCTCGCCCGTCATTTACGTTTCGGATGAAGTGCAAGAGACCGTCCATGACTACACCGACTCCGAGTTCGACAGCGACAAACTGGTCGTCGCGATGCACGCGCCCGTTGATCGGCCCGAGAAGCAGTGGCCGCTCGCCCACTTCGCGGGGCTGGCTGACCTGTTGCTTGCGGATGGCCGATTCGAAGTGCTGCTGACGTGGGGTCCGGGGCAGTTCGGGGTCGTCGAAGAAGTGCAGTCCCTCATGCGGCGCAAGGCGTCCGTTGCGCCGGAGATGCCTGACCTAAAGCATTACGCGGCGCTTGTCGCGCGGTGCGCGCTCTACGTCGGGGGCGACACTGGCCCGATGCACATCGCCGCCGCCATGGGCACGCCGGTGATTGGAGTTTTTGGTGGAACGAACCCGGCCCAACACGCACCCTACCTGTTGCCCGGTAAAGCCCTTTACGCGGGCGCCTCGACCGGTCACAGTGCGAATGGTCTTGCTGCCGCGCAGGTGCGGCTAGCTGCCATCACACCCGACGAGGCGTACGCGGCGTGCATCCAACAGCTTTTCGAGTAGATTTGCGTAGGTTCCCAACGGTAGAGCGAGACACCGTTCTGGCCAGGCCTATGGCCAACTTGCGCCGGTAGCCCGGTCGAAACCTTGGCCCATCCGTTGGTCTGCTCCATCTCGGTCAATTCCCTCCAATATTCGTGCCCCGTTTGCAACATTTCCCGTGCAAATGGTACAGTGGCGGATGCACTCGGCGGAGAGATGACCGAGTGGCTGAAGGTGGCGGCCTGCTAAGCCGTTGTACGAGGATAATCCTTGTACCCCGGGTTCGAATCCCGGTCTCTCCGCCATATTTCTTTCTTGTGCGCGGCGCGCGGCCGCGCAGCGGGGTACGGACCAAGCTTACAATGGGGTGTGCCCGTGATGGCGCCACTCGCCAAGAATCGGTTGCCCGTGCGTAAATTCCCGGATAGCGGGTGGGTGCAGGTCGTACCGTGAATGCCCCCCGGAATTCGAATGCTCCTGAATCGTCCGGCCGTCAACGGAACGGTTTCACCGAACTGATTTCAGAAGTAGCCTCCAGCCTGGTGGACGTGCGCCAGGAAACCTTCGACGTCGTTCTGGAAGACGTATTGCGCCGGATTGGCCAGTTCGTCGATTGCGACTTTGTATACATATGCGAATACACGCCGTCGAACGAGTTGCCTGCGTTGACCCATACGTGGGTCCGCGACGAAGCCGCCGGGTTTCGCCTCCATACGAATGACTTTGCCGCGGCCCATACCGTTGCGTGGACGAACGCGGTCAGACAGTCCGGTTGTCTTGCCTTCGACTCCGAACGGGGCGCGCCCGGCGACCTGCGCCGGGAACGGGCCTTGCTCGGCGCCGTGGGCGTGCACGCGCTGCTGGAAGTACCGTTGGGCGTGAAAGGCAGGTACCTGGGCGCGCTGGGGCTGCTGGCGGTTCGCGCGGGCCATGTCTGGAACGACGACCAACGCACGCTGCTCAAGGTCATGGGACATCTGGTAACAAGCGCGCTGCACCACGAACGCATCGAGGAGGCCTTGTCGAACGAGCGCCAACTGTTGCGCACGGTGATAGACAACCTCCCCGACTACATTTTCGCAAAAGACACGAAGAGTCGATTCATCTTGAACAACTCGTCGCACCTGAGACTCCTCAAGGCCAGCGTGCAGGAAGAGGTATACGGCAAGACCGACTACGACATTTTCCCGGCGGAACTCGCCGATCAGTACTACCGCGACGAGCAGCATGTCATCGAAACTGGCCAATCGCTGGTGAATCGCGAAGAATCGGTCTTGACCGAAGAAGGAACCCAGCGATGGCTCTTGACGACGAAGGTCGCGTGGCGCGATAGCGAAGGCCGCCCGCAGGGCATTGTGGGCATGAGCCGCGACATTACAGTCCGGAAAGAGATGGCGGAAGAGATCGAGAAGCACGCCAAGCTGCTCGAACAAACCAATGCGGAGCTACAGGCGCGCAATCAGGAATTGGACGAGTTCACGTACATCGCCAGTCACGACCTGCAGGAGCCTTTGCGAAAGCAGGTGGCGTTCAGCGACGCGCTCCGGGAGGACCTTGCGGAGGGTAACCTCGACGAAGTCGAACGGGACCTCGCGACGATCACCTCCGCGGCCAAGCGTATGCAGACACTCGTGCGCGACCTGCTCATGCTTTCCCGATCCGGCCGTCAGACGATGGATTGGGAAGTGGTTGACCTTAACGAATGCGTTGCGCTGGCGCTGGACGCATTGCAGTTTCGAATCGAACAGGAGCAAGCCGTCATAGTACAAACCACCCTGCCCTCCGTCCGTGTGGACAAGACGCTCATGGCTCAGTTGTATCAAAATCTCATTGGCAACGCGATCAAGTTCCACGGTTCGTCGGCGCCACGCGTCCGGCTCACCGTCGAATCCACGCATGAGCAGTACATCCTCGGTATCGCGGACAACGGAATCGGAATCAAGGCGGAGTACGGGGAGCAAATTTTCGCGCCGTTCAAGCGGCTTCATGGCCGCCACGAATACGAGGGCACTGGCATAGGACTGGCCATCTGCCGTAAGATTGTGGAACGCCATGGGGGTAGAATCTGGGTGGAATCCGCTCCCGGCCAGGGATCGCATTTCAAGTTCACTCTGCCCATTCGCCCGGGAGAGACGGCCATATGAAACGGGACGATTCACGGTCCGCCGTGATTCTGCTCGTCGAGGACGACCCCGACGATCAGGAGTTGACGAAGCGTGCGTTCCGGACGAGTAAACTGCGAAATCGCCTGCACATTGTGAACGATGGCGAGGCGGCGCTGAATTACCTGTATCGGAGAGGCGAGTACGCCGAAGCGCGCAAGGCGCCCCGTCCGGACTTGATTCTCCTCGACCTCAACATGCCCAAAGTCGATGGCCGCGCGGTGCTCAGCCAAATCAAAATCGATCCCGAGCTTCGCCAGATTCCCGTGGTAGTGCTTACGACTTCGTCGTCCGAAGAAGATGTCATTCGCAGCTACGAACTCGGAGTAAACTCGTACGTGCCCAAACCGGTCCACATGGACGGGTTCGTCAAGGCGATTCAGCAGTTGGAGCACTACTGGTTCGAGCTCGTCATTCTGCCGTAGTTGCTGCGGCGTTACGATACGGGCAACGAGAAGCAGATCGTTGTGCCGACGTCCCCGCCCGAATCCGCCCACAGCCGGCCACCGTGATATTCCACGATCTTGCGGCATAGCGGAAGTCCGATACCCGGACTCTGCGCGTTGGCCGAATCGTCTCCGCGTTCGAACATCACGACAATCTCGTCGAAATCCTCTTCCGCGATCCCCACGCCGTTGTCCCGTACCTGGCACAGCCAAACGTCGCCCTTCTGCGTGGCGCGAACCTGTATCTCCAGCGGCCGCTCCGACCGATACTTGAAGGCGTTGTCCAACAGGTTTTCGAAAAGCCCCATCAGCAGGCGCGCGTCGCCCTTTACCACGGGCAACTCCCCAATATCGACCTTCGCCGCCAGCCTCTTGATATGATGCTCGAGCCTGCTGCACGCCTCGCGGCATATTTCCGCCAGGTCCAGATCGTCGAACGGCGCGCGCTGCTTGCGGGTCAGCGAGTATTCAAGAACGAGCGTCACAAGGAGGTCCAGATTGCGCACGTCCAGCATTGTCCCGTGCATCATTTCCCGAAGCGCTCCAAGCGCCACGCCCGGTTCCTCGCTGTTCGCCGCATGCTCCATGGCGCTCACGTGTTTGAGGACCCTGCGCAAGGGTTCTTGAAGATCGCCGGCGACGACTTCCGCAAACTGCTCCAACTCGAGATTGCTGCGATGAAGTTCCGCGGTCCGCTCCCGCACGCGGCGCTCCAATTCTTCGTTGGCCTTGCGAAGCGCCTCGCGAACACGGTGGTTCTCGATCGCATACCGGATCGACCGCTCGAGCAATTCCGCGGTCAGACCGGATTTTTCGAGGTAATCGAACGCCCCGAGTTCCATCGCCTGGATATCGACCTCGACGTTGCCCTGGCCCGTGAGCAGAATGACCGGATGTTGATAGCCCACCGCGCGCATGGCCCGGAGCAGGCCAATGCCGGTGTGTTCGCCAAGGTGGTAATCGAGCAGGCAGATATCGTGCTCGCGGTTGAGCGCGTCGGCAAGCGCCTGTTCGTAGGACGAAATCCAACTAACTTCGTAGGTAGCGGCGTCCGCCTTTCGCAAATATCGCGAGACAACGCGGTATTCCTCCTCGTCATCGTCGATGACAAGGACCTTATACGTGGGCAGTGACATACATGGCCCTCCGAACTACCGGTTACCTGCCCCTGGCGAGCCGGTGCGCCAACTGCGGCGGTAGCCCGGCCTCCAAGGTCTTCGCCATCGTTTTCTCTACATCGTAGGTGACGCGGCGGAATTCAAACACCCGTTTCTCCGTGTCGTAAAGCCCGAATGCCGCGCGGGAATCGCGGTCCCGCGGTTGGCCCACCGAGCCCGGATTGATGAAGTACCGGTTCTGTGGATTCAAGACAAACGAGCCGTGGTGGTCGGGCCTCGGTTCGATTCCTCTATCGCCGAAGATGCTCGGCCGGTGGCTGTGGCCGAAGAAGCAGACGCGCACTTGCGCGGACAACAGGTACTCGACGTAGCGCATGGAATCGAGCCAGTCCAAGATGTAGTCGTCTCGATTCCCCGGGGCGCCGTGAACGGCCAGGATGTCGCAGTTCACGCGAATCTCTCCCGCAGCGGACTTCAGCCACGATAGGTGTTCCCGTTTCAGGTTTGCCCGTTGCCACAAGATGGCCGATTGCGCGTTTTCGTTGAAAAACCAGGGCTCGTCCAGCCCGCACACGGCGGCATCGTGATTGCCCAGAACTATCGGGATTTCGCGCTCGCGGAGGAGTTCGATCACTTCGTTGGGATTGGAGTAGTAGCCGATCACGTCCCCCAGACAGACGATCTTCTCCGGCCCTATCTCGTCGAGTCTATTTAGCACGGCGCACGTGGCTTCGAGATTGGCATGGAGATCGGCGATGATACCCAGCAACATGTGGCGTTCTGCGGTCCAATTTGAGCAGCCCGCCGCAAGTACTCCTCACGGCGCCGGGCTGCTCCCCCAAGCATCGGCACGACACCCTATTCTAGGCGAACACACCCCGAAATGCACGGTTTCAGCCGGACGCTCTGAACGAATTGCCGCGCGTCAGCGTTACGATTGCGGTCAGCGGCCCGTCACAACACCCACGGCGAACGGTAGTCGCGCGCAAGGAGCTTCGAGGCAGCCCTGTCGTGCACGATTCGTTCGGACGTACTGTCCCACGCGATCGTGCGTCCGGTGCGATACGCGATGTTGGCGAGGTGACCGTAGATGGTCGAGCGATGCCCAGCCTCCGCGTCGCAGCGGGGTTGCCGGCGCGACCGCACGCAGTCGAAAAAGTCGCGATGGTGTGCTTCGTAATTGTTCCCCTCCGCGTCTTCCTTATAGAACGGCTTGCGCGACGACCGGTCTTCCTCGCGGAAGATGCGATAGCCGGCGCGGTTGATCTGCAGCGTCGCTTTGTCGCCGAAGAATTCGATGCCGTGATCCATGTCGTCGTGCGGCCGCCAGCCATTCGCGTGACGCATGGAATAGGTGAGCGTGTAGCCAGGGCAATCAAATATGGCTTCCATCGTGTCCGGCGTCTCGCGCGCGTCGCTTAACACAAACTTTCCGCCCGCGGCCGCCACCGACGATATCTCGTGCCCCATCGCCCACTGCACGACGTCAAACAGGTGCACGCCCCAACCGGAGGTCATACCGCCGGAGTAATCCCAGAAGAAGTACCAGGTGCCGTGAAACCGGGCCGGATTGAAAGGACATTCGGGAGCGGGCCCCAACCACATATCGTAATCCACTCCCGCGGGCACGGGCGCGTCAGCGGGACGGCCTATGTCGCCGAACATCTCGCGCGGGTGCCAGGCATTCCAGGCGTGAACCATCGACACCTTTCCCAAGTCGCCAATTCGAAT
Encoded proteins:
- a CDS encoding response regulator, yielding MKRDDSRSAVILLVEDDPDDQELTKRAFRTSKLRNRLHIVNDGEAALNYLYRRGEYAEARKAPRPDLILLDLNMPKVDGRAVLSQIKIDPELRQIPVVVLTTSSSEEDVIRSYELGVNSYVPKPVHMDGFVKAIQQLEHYWFELVILP
- a CDS encoding metallophosphoesterase family protein, whose product is MLLGIIADLHANLEATCAVLNRLDEIGPEKIVCLGDVIGYYSNPNEVIELLREREIPIVLGNHDAAVCGLDEPWFFNENAQSAILWQRANLKREHLSWLKSAAGEIRVNCDILAVHGAPGNRDDYILDWLDSMRYVEYLLSAQVRVCFFGHSHRPSIFGDRGIEPRPDHHGSFVLNPQNRYFINPGSVGQPRDRDSRAAFGLYDTEKRVFEFRRVTYDVEKTMAKTLEAGLPPQLAHRLARGR
- a CDS encoding Gfo/Idh/MocA family oxidoreductase, which encodes MPNTQISRRAMLRATTGLAAAALAPAQAHGANERINLAFIGVGGMGTGHVRMCSKLDDINIVAVCDVDEAHQRRAAETAGNSPGMYTDFRRVLDRKDVDAVLIATPEHWHPIIACRAFEAGKDVYTEKPLGHNIREGRIVSESASKHRRICQVGLQQRSGGHWQHAVERIRIGDLGKVSMVHAWNAWHPREMFGDIGRPADAPVPAGVDYDMWLGPAPECPFNPARFHGTWYFFWDYSGGMTSGWGVHLFDVVQWAMGHEISSVAAAGGKFVLSDARETPDTMEAIFDCPGYTLTYSMRHANGWRPHDDMDHGIEFFGDKATLQINRAGYRIFREEDRSSRKPFYKEDAEGNNYEAHHRDFFDCVRSRRQPRCDAEAGHRSTIYGHLANIAYRTGRTIAWDSTSERIVHDRAASKLLARDYRSPWVL
- the ggt gene encoding gamma-glutamyltransferase — its product is MASAAGTTERKRPFFDKERIEARNRNRSTVVCRHGMVCASQPLAAMAGIDALKAGGTCIDAAITCNAALGVVEPASNGIGGDLFAIAWIEKEGKLFGLNASGRSPYDWSLEEAAKMGVTDIKRQSPLSWNVPGCVSGWKMLSDRWGKLGLAKCLEPAIALARDGFPLSPIIGTQQFASWPSEMAPHMAKVYHPDGKIPRYGDIFQNPLLANNLSAIAKDGPAAFYEGEIAQAIVKKSQELGGKMSLRDLKDHTANWVEPVSANYRGWDVWEIPPNGQGISVLQILNMLELFDIGSMQLNSAEHLHLFIEAKKLAYEDRAVYYADPEFADVPVKELISKEYAKARAKLINPKRAATDVKYGDPKLDSDTIYMCAADSEGNMISLIQSNYAGFGSTICPDGCGFVIQNRGEGFSLDPKHRCKLEPHKRPFHTIIPAFMTKDNKPVMAFGVMGGDFQPQGHSQVTMNMIDFGMTPQEAGDQPRVSHDGSSSPWGGTMENGGRLKFEHGIDDAVKQQLADMGHQIADGVDSHGGYQAIWREDDPLRYFGGTDPRLDGAALGY
- a CDS encoding 2-phosphosulfolactate phosphatase yields the protein MENRCTAIVVDALRASATVAYMLDAGATEILAVRDVEEAYSLKRANPHALLAGERGGLPPQGFDLGNSPRDVARVRGKRVIFTTTTGAGRLVEVWGAPALFMGSTVNASAVAKAAIAHERDVVVIPAGLMNDPAFNAQEDWTGAAAIAFTAEHMCGELGLGEGGHRYTYWHDRILCDGIPALFANAPHSQNLRNVGLADDIHFCAQVDTVGAVPMAVGFDGVAVRLLSSAAAH
- a CDS encoding PAS domain-containing protein, which produces MNAPRNSNAPESSGRQRNGFTELISEVASSLVDVRQETFDVVLEDVLRRIGQFVDCDFVYICEYTPSNELPALTHTWVRDEAAGFRLHTNDFAAAHTVAWTNAVRQSGCLAFDSERGAPGDLRRERALLGAVGVHALLEVPLGVKGRYLGALGLLAVRAGHVWNDDQRTLLKVMGHLVTSALHHERIEEALSNERQLLRTVIDNLPDYIFAKDTKSRFILNNSSHLRLLKASVQEEVYGKTDYDIFPAELADQYYRDEQHVIETGQSLVNREESVLTEEGTQRWLLTTKVAWRDSEGRPQGIVGMSRDITVRKEMAEEIEKHAKLLEQTNAELQARNQELDEFTYIASHDLQEPLRKQVAFSDALREDLAEGNLDEVERDLATITSAAKRMQTLVRDLLMLSRSGRQTMDWEVVDLNECVALALDALQFRIEQEQAVIVQTTLPSVRVDKTLMAQLYQNLIGNAIKFHGSSAPRVRLTVESTHEQYILGIADNGIGIKAEYGEQIFAPFKRLHGRHEYEGTGIGLAICRKIVERHGGRIWVESAPGQGSHFKFTLPIRPGETAI
- a CDS encoding glycosyltransferase family 9 protein, with amino-acid sequence MIAGSPRILIIRLSAIGDVVRVLPALQILRERYPEAHIDWMVERKAADIVEGHPALDGVIVFERPGGAWKSSREFAGLCRDIRNKRYDMVVDFHGILKSGLVAAASRAKQRIGFARPRSQEGSNLFYTKQVSVPLDKLNRAEENLRLCQALAADARWPSPVIYVSDEVQETVHDYTDSEFDSDKLVVAMHAPVDRPEKQWPLAHFAGLADLLLADGRFEVLLTWGPGQFGVVEEVQSLMRRKASVAPEMPDLKHYAALVARCALYVGGDTGPMHIAAAMGTPVIGVFGGTNPAQHAPYLLPGKALYAGASTGHSANGLAAAQVRLAAITPDEAYAACIQQLFE
- a CDS encoding response regulator, producing the protein MSLPTYKVLVIDDDEEEYRVVSRYLRKADAATYEVSWISSYEQALADALNREHDICLLDYHLGEHTGIGLLRAMRAVGYQHPVILLTGQGNVEVDIQAMELGAFDYLEKSGLTAELLERSIRYAIENHRVREALRKANEELERRVRERTAELHRSNLELEQFAEVVAGDLQEPLRRVLKHVSAMEHAANSEEPGVALGALREMMHGTMLDVRNLDLLVTLVLEYSLTRKQRAPFDDLDLAEICREACSRLEHHIKRLAAKVDIGELPVVKGDARLLMGLFENLLDNAFKYRSERPLEIQVRATQKGDVWLCQVRDNGVGIAEEDFDEIVVMFERGDDSANAQSPGIGLPLCRKIVEYHGGRLWADSGGDVGTTICFSLPVS